One genomic region from Actinomycetota bacterium encodes:
- a CDS encoding response regulator transcription factor, with translation MLVPLGEEHAGTQQDTTRGIRPRVVLVEDDLENRALLRQVLEAEGIEVLGEAGEGTEGVRIVRALHPDVVLMDLHMPGTGGIEATRPGHQGGGPSQVIVLTAYDGPLPTRSAHEVGAYAYLVKGCSPALMRDVIVQAYGRCVALGRSAGARGASRRA, from the coding sequence ATGCTTGTCCCGCTGGGGGAAGAGCACGCAGGCACGCAACAGGACACCACCCGGGGAATCCGACCTCGCGTCGTCCTGGTAGAGGACGACCTGGAGAACCGGGCCCTGCTCCGGCAGGTGCTCGAGGCCGAGGGCATCGAGGTCCTCGGGGAGGCGGGCGAGGGCACGGAGGGAGTGAGGATCGTCCGGGCTCTTCACCCCGACGTCGTCCTCATGGATCTGCACATGCCCGGGACCGGGGGGATCGAGGCCACCCGCCCGGGCCATCAAGGAGGAGGTCCCTCCCAGGTGATCGTGCTCACGGCCTACGACGGGCCCCTGCCGACACGAAGCGCACACGAGGTGGGTGCCTACGCGTACCTGGTGAAGGGGTGTTCCCCGGCGCTGATGCGCGATGTGATCGTCCAGGCGTACGGGCGTTGTGTGGCCCTCGGCCGGTCGGCGGGAGCCCGGGGAGCATCCCGCCGGGCCTGA
- a CDS encoding diguanylate cyclase, whose product MARAIRLHSSVSLLVFDIDDFKWVNDSYGHLVGDRALHELAKTCRAVCRAEDPVCRIGGEEFAIILPGQSAPEAASLADRLLQAARELSLPSGIRTTISLGLAEAPRQATGPRRLFACADAAFLAAKAEGKDRVVVYGSEEFADAMGSREHEPRMLASHRLARARGRRRSKRDVPDVQLPELSSLAQMRMLHKLASRLTRLNDEASIGEVITAELRGLIDYHNCRVYVLDEPTEMLIPVAFRGELSEYEGETFDALLTRVGEGATGRAVERRETIYVPDAAHCDFAIQIEGTPEIDETILAVPLLYGERATGVIVLSRLGLDQFDENERRLLEVLAFNAATAFENARLIKGEREAARTLEEAYLSTVEALANALEAKDTHTHDHARALAEMALAVGRELGLEGEPLRTLELAALFHDIGKIGVPSEVIRKPGALTPEEWVEMKRHPEIGAQIIAPVPFLHPIVPIVRACHEHWDGSGYPEGLEGTRIPVEARIILVCDAFHAMTSDRPYRRALPVSEAIRRLLEAAGTQFDPVAVDAFVRLNRTGRLDTGERHLTA is encoded by the coding sequence GTGGCCCGCGCCATCCGCCTCCACTCGAGCGTCTCGCTCCTGGTGTTTGACATCGACGACTTCAAGTGGGTCAACGACAGCTACGGGCACCTGGTCGGCGACCGCGCCCTGCACGAGCTGGCGAAGACGTGCCGGGCGGTGTGCCGGGCGGAGGACCCGGTGTGCCGGATCGGGGGCGAGGAGTTCGCCATCATCCTGCCGGGGCAGAGCGCCCCCGAGGCCGCCTCCCTCGCCGACCGGCTCCTGCAGGCCGCCCGCGAGCTCTCATTGCCCTCGGGCATCCGGACCACCATCAGCCTCGGCCTGGCCGAAGCGCCCCGCCAGGCCACCGGACCCCGGCGCCTGTTCGCCTGCGCCGACGCAGCGTTCCTGGCCGCCAAGGCGGAGGGCAAGGACCGGGTGGTCGTGTACGGGAGCGAGGAGTTCGCCGACGCGATGGGGTCACGGGAGCACGAGCCGCGCATGCTGGCCTCGCACCGCCTGGCGCGGGCCAGGGGCCGGCGGCGGTCGAAGCGGGACGTCCCGGACGTCCAGCTTCCCGAGCTGAGCTCGCTGGCCCAGATGAGGATGCTCCACAAGCTGGCGTCGCGCCTGACCCGGCTGAACGACGAGGCCTCCATCGGCGAGGTCATCACGGCCGAGCTCCGCGGCCTCATCGACTACCACAACTGCCGGGTCTACGTGCTGGACGAGCCCACCGAGATGCTCATCCCCGTCGCGTTCCGGGGCGAGCTGTCGGAGTACGAGGGCGAGACGTTCGACGCCCTGCTCACGCGCGTCGGCGAGGGCGCGACCGGAAGGGCCGTCGAGCGGCGCGAGACCATCTACGTCCCCGACGCGGCGCACTGCGACTTCGCCATCCAGATCGAGGGGACGCCGGAGATCGACGAGACCATCCTGGCGGTCCCGCTCCTGTACGGCGAGCGCGCCACGGGCGTCATCGTGCTCTCGCGCCTGGGACTCGACCAGTTCGACGAGAACGAACGGCGCCTGCTCGAGGTCCTGGCCTTCAACGCCGCCACCGCGTTCGAGAACGCCCGGCTCATCAAGGGCGAGCGAGAGGCGGCCCGCACGCTCGAGGAGGCCTACCTCTCGACCGTCGAGGCGCTCGCCAACGCGCTGGAGGCGAAGGACACGCACACCCACGACCACGCCCGGGCCCTCGCAGAGATGGCCCTGGCGGTCGGCCGGGAGCTCGGCCTGGAGGGGGAGCCACTCCGGACGCTCGAGCTCGCCGCCCTGTTTCACGACATCGGCAAGATCGGCGTGCCCAGCGAGGTGATCAGGAAGCCCGGCGCGCTCACCCCCGAGGAGTGGGTGGAGATGAAACGGCATCCAGAGATCGGAGCGCAGATCATCGCCCCGGTCCCGTTCCTCCATCCGATCGTGCCGATCGTGCGGGCCTGCCACGAGCACTGGGACGGCAGCGGCTACCCCGAAGGCCTGGAGGGAACGCGGATCCCCGTGGAAGCCCGGATCATCCTCGTGTGCGACGCGTTCCACGCCATGACCAGTGACCGCCCGTACCGACGAGCCCTCCCCGTGTCCGAGGCGATCCGGCGATTGCTGGAAGCGGCCGGCACCCAGTTCGACCCGGTCGCCGTGGATGCGTTCGTCCGGCTGAACCGCACCGGCCGCCTTGACACCGGCGAGCGCCACCTCACGGCGTGA